A stretch of the Arvicola amphibius chromosome 8, mArvAmp1.2, whole genome shotgun sequence genome encodes the following:
- the Fpr2 gene encoding N-formyl peptide receptor 2: MEANYSIPLNGSEVVVYDSITSRVLWILSMVVLSITFFLGLLGNGLVIWVAGFRMAHTVTTICYLNLALADFSFTATLPFLITSMAMKEKWPFGWFMCKLVHIVVDINLFGSVFLIALIALDRCICVLHPVWAQNHRTVSLARKVIIGPWILAFILTLPIFLFLTTVRIPGGHVYCTFSFASWGDTEMERLNVAITMLTVRGIIRFIIGFSMPMSIVAICYGLIAAKIHRRALVNSSRPLRVLTAVVASFFICWFPFQLVALLGTVWLKESLFSGGYKILDMLVHPTSSLAFFNSCLNPMLYVFVGQDFRERLIHSLPSSLERALSEDTAEISGAGTNSASASEGIEIKAI, translated from the coding sequence ATGGAAGCCAACTACTCCATCCCTCTGAATGGATCAGAAGTGGTGGTCTATGATTCTATCACATCCAGAGTTCTGTGGATCCTCTCAATGGTGGTCCTCTCCATTACTTTTTTCCTCGGGTTGCTGGGCAATGGGCTTGTGATCTGGGTAGCTGGATTTCGGATGGCACACACAGTCACCACTATCTGTTATCTGAACCTGGCTTTGGCTGACTTCTCTTTCACGGCtactctgcccttcctcatcaCCTCAATGGccatgaaagaaaaatggcctTTTGGCTGGTTCATGTGTAAATTAGTTCACATTGTGGTGGACATAAACCTGTTTGGAAGTGTCTTCTTGATTGCTCTCATTGCATTGGATCGCTGTATTTGTGTTCTACATCCAGTCTGGGCTCAAAATCACCGCACTGTGAGCCTGGCTAGGAAGGTGATCATCGGACCCTGGATTCTTGCTTTCATCCTCActttgcccattttcctcttcttgACTACGGTTAGAATTCCAGGAGGGCATGTGTACTGTACATTCAGCTTTGCATCCTGGGGGGACACTGAAATGGAACGGTTGAATGTAGCTATCACTATGCTAACAGTTAGAGGAATCATCAGGTTCATTATTGGCTTCAGCATGCCCATGTCCATCGTTGCCATCTGCTACGGACTCATCGCTGCCAAGATCCACAGAAGAGCCCTTGTTAATTCCAGCCGTCCTTTACGCGTCCTTACTGCAGTTGTGGCTTCCTTCTTTATCTGTTGGTTTCCCTTTCAACTGGTGGCCCTTTTAGGCACAGTCTGGCTCAAAGAGTCACTTTTTAGTGGTGGATATAAAATTCTTGACATGTTGGTTCACCCAACAAGCTCATTGGCTTTCTTCAACAGCTGCCTCAACCCAATGCTCTATGTTTTCGTGGGCCAGGACTTTAGAGAAAGACTGATCCATTCCCTGCCTTCCAGTCTGGAGAGAGCCCTGAGTGAGGACACTGCCGAGATCAGTGGTGCAGGCACcaattctgcttcagcttctgaagGCATCGAGATAAAGGCAATATGA